The following coding sequences are from one Musa acuminata AAA Group cultivar baxijiao chromosome BXJ2-4, Cavendish_Baxijiao_AAA, whole genome shotgun sequence window:
- the LOC103983515 gene encoding 14 kDa proline-rich protein DC2.15 — protein MASKASASVALFLTLNLLFFALTTACGTSCPTPTPKPTPRPSYGKCPVDTLKLAACANVLNGLITVGVGKFPKQPCECCTLVDGLLDLEAAVCLCTALKANILGIHLNLPINLSLLLNYCGKKVPKEFQCP, from the coding sequence ATGGCGTCCAAAGCCTCAGCATCAGTTGCCCTCTTCCTCACCCTCAATCTCCTCTTCTTTGCCCTCACCACTGCCTGTGGCACCAGTTGCCCCACACCTACACCGAAGCCCACCCCACGCCCATCCTACGGCAAATGCCCCGTCGACACCCTGAAACTGGCCGCCTGCGCCAACGTGCTCAACGGCCTGATCACCGTCGGCGTCGGCAAGTTCCCGAAGCAGCCGTGCGAGTGCTGTACTCTCGTCGACGGCCTCCTTGACCTCGAGGCCGCCGTCTGCCTGTGCACCGCTCTCAAGGCCAATATCCTGGGCATCCACCTCAACCTCCCCATCAACCTCAGCTTGCTCCTCAACTACTGCGGCAAGAAGGTCCCCAAGGAGTTCCAGTGCCCTTGA